A DNA window from Myxococcales bacterium contains the following coding sequences:
- a CDS encoding class I SAM-dependent methyltransferase, translated as MTDLFKDKAQDWDTRPVPAQISAGVGAALRARVPLSADLRVMDFGAGTGLICAQVAPHVATVYAVDISAAMLAQLTAKPELRGKVEARCQDILTTPLGAPVDLIISAMALHHVEHTDAACRAFAAHLAPGGRLALADLDAEDGTFHPADAVGVFHHGFARDALGALLAGAGFTDVEFGTAAHVVKDEHGYDIFLVTATKA; from the coding sequence GTGACCGACCTCTTCAAGGACAAGGCCCAGGACTGGGACACGCGGCCCGTGCCCGCACAGATCTCGGCCGGCGTCGGCGCCGCGCTGCGCGCCCGGGTGCCGCTGTCGGCCGACCTGCGCGTCATGGATTTCGGCGCGGGCACCGGGCTCATCTGCGCCCAGGTCGCGCCCCACGTCGCCACGGTCTACGCCGTCGACATCTCGGCGGCGATGCTCGCGCAGCTCACGGCCAAGCCCGAGCTGCGCGGCAAGGTCGAGGCGCGGTGCCAGGACATCCTGACGACGCCGCTCGGCGCCCCGGTCGACCTCATCATCAGCGCGATGGCGCTGCACCACGTCGAGCACACCGACGCCGCGTGCCGGGCGTTCGCCGCGCACCTCGCGCCCGGCGGCCGGCTGGCGCTCGCCGATCTCGACGCCGAGGACGGCACGTTCCATCCGGCCGACGCCGTCGGCGTCTTCCACCACGGGTTCGCCCGCGACGCGCTCGGCGCGCTGCTCGCCGGCGCCGGCTTCACCGACGTCGAGTTCGGCACCGCCGCGCACGTCGTCAAGGACGAGCACGGCTACGACATCTTCCTCGTGACCGCGACCAAGGCCTGA
- a CDS encoding AgmX/PglI C-terminal domain-containing protein, giving the protein MATVVGACATRPAPTPQPPANAIAPEPAAATGAADAPAAPAADAPRPLHLEHAPTAGVLGSSTLSSAGQFASLTGGSDPDDPAPVASAQLGAATIVGGLSEAAVRGVIKRSLGRITYCYEQSLLGDPTLAGQLTVQLEIGPDGQVTAADAAGFHQEIASCVAASVRAIVFPRPARGSVRVTQPITFSYR; this is encoded by the coding sequence GTGGCCACCGTCGTCGGCGCCTGCGCGACCCGACCAGCGCCCACGCCGCAGCCGCCCGCGAACGCGATCGCGCCCGAGCCCGCTGCGGCGACGGGCGCCGCCGACGCCCCCGCCGCGCCCGCCGCGGACGCCCCGCGCCCGCTGCACCTCGAGCACGCGCCGACCGCGGGCGTCCTCGGGAGCTCGACCCTGTCCAGCGCAGGGCAGTTCGCGTCGCTGACCGGCGGGTCGGATCCGGACGATCCGGCGCCTGTCGCGTCGGCGCAGCTCGGCGCGGCGACGATCGTCGGCGGCCTCAGCGAGGCGGCGGTCCGCGGCGTCATCAAGCGCTCGCTCGGGCGGATCACCTACTGCTACGAGCAGTCCCTCCTCGGCGACCCGACCCTCGCGGGTCAGCTCACCGTCCAGCTCGAGATCGGCCCCGATGGTCAGGTGACCGCCGCCGACGCCGCCGGGTTCCACCAGGAGATCGCGAGCTGCGTCGCCGCGTCGGTCCGCGCGATCGTCTTCCCCCGCCCCGCGCGCGGATCGGTCCGCGTGACCCAACCGATCACGTTCTCGTACCGCTAA